From Vicinamibacterales bacterium, a single genomic window includes:
- a CDS encoding multiheme c-type cytochrome, producing the protein MTLDQKRWVIGGLGFLFLLSLVAVQWLEVSRRRHEESGRRGGTAASVPAASRQCVDCHTQVSTGIVDHWKGSIHAGKGVACVDCHKAEARDADAFSHYGQQIATIVTPRDCARCHPTESAEFAVSHHSKAGNILASLDNFLAETVAGSRVPFNPHSPTPGRAVNVVNGMAPANSGCQQCHGSLVGFQANDGGVVTVRDLKPDDKGQPTNLDAVGRIVRNESGKPLLSSTSWPNTGIGRINLDGSLGSCAACHSRHDFSARRARQPENCGKCHLGPDHPQKEIYDESKHGVAFRDQIDLMNLDAKPWVLGRDYSAAPTCATCHMGANMRNGMKVTHDPGERISWTNRPTVSLVMDTDANHAVVTETDPEKRRAAIADTSEAKRNRMKQVCSACHTPDYVNLFYRQYDDVVINFNEKFAKPGQAIMSALTANGLLTKTQYDEQIEWTWYYLWHHEGRRARMGASMMAPDYTQWHGMFEVAERFYMKLIPEARAITAAASRGGRAQGARAADAVIDEILRRPEHQWLLKGAEQQADEITKEMQRRYGPTR; encoded by the coding sequence ATGACACTCGATCAAAAACGCTGGGTGATTGGCGGCCTGGGATTCCTGTTCCTGCTGTCGCTGGTCGCGGTGCAGTGGCTGGAGGTGTCGCGGCGGCGCCACGAGGAGTCCGGCCGCCGGGGCGGCACCGCCGCCAGCGTGCCGGCGGCCTCCAGGCAATGCGTTGACTGCCACACCCAGGTCTCGACCGGCATCGTCGATCACTGGAAGGGCTCGATCCACGCCGGCAAGGGCGTGGCGTGCGTCGACTGCCACAAGGCCGAGGCCAGGGACGCCGACGCGTTCTCGCACTACGGCCAGCAGATCGCGACGATCGTGACGCCGCGAGACTGCGCGCGCTGCCATCCCACCGAGTCGGCGGAGTTCGCGGTGAGCCACCACTCGAAGGCCGGCAACATCCTCGCCTCGCTCGACAACTTCCTGGCCGAAACCGTGGCGGGATCGCGCGTGCCGTTCAACCCGCACTCGCCGACGCCGGGCAGGGCCGTCAACGTGGTCAACGGCATGGCGCCCGCCAACTCGGGGTGCCAGCAGTGCCACGGGTCGCTGGTCGGGTTCCAGGCCAACGACGGCGGCGTGGTCACCGTGCGCGACCTCAAGCCCGACGACAAGGGCCAGCCCACCAACCTCGATGCCGTCGGCCGCATCGTCCGCAACGAGAGCGGCAAGCCGCTGCTGAGCAGCACCAGCTGGCCCAACACCGGGATTGGCCGCATCAACCTCGATGGCTCGCTCGGCTCGTGCGCCGCCTGCCACAGCCGTCACGACTTCTCGGCCCGGCGCGCGCGCCAGCCCGAGAACTGCGGCAAGTGCCACCTCGGGCCCGACCATCCGCAGAAGGAGATCTACGACGAGTCGAAGCACGGCGTGGCGTTCCGGGACCAGATCGACCTGATGAACCTCGACGCGAAGCCCTGGGTGTTGGGGCGGGACTACAGCGCCGCACCGACCTGCGCCACGTGCCACATGGGCGCGAACATGCGGAACGGGATGAAGGTCACGCACGACCCCGGCGAGCGCATCTCCTGGACCAACCGGCCGACGGTGAGCCTGGTCATGGACACCGACGCCAACCACGCGGTGGTGACCGAAACCGATCCGGAGAAGCGCCGGGCCGCGATTGCCGATACCTCGGAGGCCAAGCGCAACCGGATGAAGCAGGTGTGCTCCGCCTGCCACACGCCGGACTACGTCAACCTGTTCTACCGCCAGTACGACGACGTGGTGATTAACTTCAACGAGAAGTTCGCCAAGCCGGGCCAGGCGATCATGTCGGCGCTGACCGCGAACGGGCTGCTCACCAAGACGCAGTACGACGAGCAGATCGAATGGACCTGGTATTACCTCTGGCACCACGAGGGCCGCCGCGCGCGCATGGGCGCGTCGATGATGGCGCCCGACTACACCCAGTGGCACGGCATGTTCGAGGTGGCCGAGCGCTTCTACATGAAGCTGATTCCCGAGGCCCGCGCCATCACCGCCGCGGCGTCGCGCGGCGGTCGCGCGCAGGGCGCGCGCGCCGCCGATGCCGTGATCGACGAGATCCTGCGCCGGCCCGAGCACCAGTGGCTGCTCAAGGGCGCCGAGCAGCAGGCTGACGAGATCACCAAGGAAATGCAGCGGCGCTACGGACCCACGCGATGA
- a CDS encoding cytochrome bc complex cytochrome b subunit, with translation MSTREEWIAERVPVSLEAVAAMSNEPVPYHLKRWWFALGGTPAYLFVIQIVTGILLAFYYQPAPTTAYESIRYITEDASFGWYLRGLHKWGATLMIAAVVMHQMRVFFTGAYRRPRELNWMIGMTLLVCTLMLGFTGYSLVFEQLSYWGATVAANISDTVPIAGPFMKQALLGGEIYNDRTLSRFFILHGAVLPVLLILVLMMHIGLVRLLGVTQLRFEGEGDAPVRHFNFFPSHFYTEMIIGLTLMILLSALATLLPVGMGPRADPLVTPDVIKPEWFFYVAFRWLKLFTGMTAVLTQGLIVFVMFLWPFIDDWLVRKFKYADISVWLGVVGALTIMGFTMWEALVAH, from the coding sequence ATGAGCACCCGGGAAGAGTGGATCGCCGAACGGGTGCCGGTTTCGCTCGAGGCCGTGGCCGCGATGTCGAACGAGCCGGTGCCGTACCACCTGAAGCGGTGGTGGTTCGCGCTCGGCGGCACGCCCGCGTACCTGTTCGTGATCCAGATTGTCACGGGCATCCTGCTGGCGTTCTACTACCAGCCGGCGCCGACGACGGCGTACGAGTCGATTCGCTACATCACCGAAGACGCGTCGTTTGGCTGGTACCTCCGCGGCCTGCACAAGTGGGGCGCCACGTTGATGATCGCCGCGGTCGTGATGCACCAGATGCGCGTCTTCTTCACCGGCGCCTACCGCCGGCCGCGCGAGCTGAACTGGATGATCGGCATGACGCTGCTGGTGTGCACGCTGATGCTCGGCTTCACCGGCTACAGCCTGGTGTTCGAGCAGTTGAGCTATTGGGGCGCGACGGTGGCGGCCAACATCAGCGACACGGTGCCGATCGCCGGGCCGTTCATGAAGCAGGCGCTGCTGGGCGGGGAGATCTACAACGACCGCACGCTGTCGCGGTTCTTCATCCTGCACGGCGCCGTGCTGCCGGTGCTGCTGATCCTCGTGCTGATGATGCACATCGGCCTGGTGCGGCTGCTCGGTGTCACGCAGCTCAGGTTCGAGGGCGAGGGCGACGCGCCCGTGCGTCATTTCAACTTCTTCCCCAGCCATTTCTACACCGAGATGATCATCGGCCTGACGCTGATGATCCTGCTGAGCGCGCTGGCCACCCTGCTGCCGGTCGGCATGGGGCCGCGCGCCGACCCGCTGGTCACGCCGGACGTGATCAAGCCGGAATGGTTCTTCTACGTGGCGTTCCGCTGGCTCAAGCTGTTCACGGGAATGACCGCGGTGCTCACGCAGGGACTGATTGTCTTCGTCATGTTCCTGTGGCCGTTCATCGATGACTGGCTGGTCCGCAAGTTCAAGTACGCGGATATCAGCGTGTGGCTAGGTGTAGTGGGTGCCTTGACGATCATGGGCTTCACGATGTGGGAAGCACTCGTCGCGCATTAG
- a CDS encoding Rieske (2Fe-2S) protein — protein MADQPASHHVHVDPPELPGRRTFASTVTMVAGLVGGYGLFAWIGARFMLPARTGQMTQLFVAGIDDIAVGGTLLFRTPDGRTVNITRRESTGRAGDFVALSSTCPHLGCQVGWEAQNNRYYCPCHGGTFDPSGKGTGGPPGDAGQSLPRYSLAVQNGLLYIDVPTEQLSVPRQAGIVHLATPQGPGHDPCLACLKKGRGPAGPEAPA, from the coding sequence ATGGCTGACCAACCAGCGTCTCACCACGTTCACGTCGACCCGCCCGAACTGCCGGGTCGCCGGACGTTTGCCTCCACCGTGACGATGGTCGCGGGCCTGGTCGGCGGCTACGGTCTGTTTGCGTGGATCGGCGCCCGCTTCATGCTGCCCGCCCGCACCGGGCAGATGACGCAGCTGTTCGTCGCCGGCATCGACGACATCGCCGTCGGCGGCACCCTGTTGTTTCGCACCCCCGACGGCCGCACGGTGAACATCACGCGGCGCGAGAGCACCGGCCGCGCCGGCGATTTCGTGGCGCTCTCCAGCACCTGCCCGCATCTCGGTTGCCAGGTAGGCTGGGAAGCGCAGAACAATCGCTACTATTGCCCGTGCCATGGCGGCACCTTCGATCCGTCCGGCAAGGGCACCGGCGGACCGCCGGGCGACGCCGGTCAGTCGCTGCCGCGGTATTCGCTGGCCGTGCAGAATGGCCTGCTCTACATCGACGTGCCGACGGAGCAGTTATCGGTCCCCCGGCAAGCTGGAATCGTCCACCTCGCGACGCCGCAAGGGCCCGGACACGATCCCTGCCTGGCGTGCCTGAAGAAGGGGCGCGGCCCCGCGGGGCCGGAGGCGCCGGCATGA